The genome window CCATAAATTTGTGCAGCTCTAACTTGAAAATTTTCCATAAAAATTGGTGCTTCAACATCTGCCCTTCCAATCCATGTTATTTTCCCTCCTATTGCTAAACATTTTTGCATTTCAGGCAAAGTTTTTAATGGTGCTCCTGCAGCTTCAACTTGAAGATCTGCTCCCATTCCATTTGTTACTTCCAAAACTTTTTCGTATGGATGAATATTTTCTTTCTCAAGTTTTATAGGATTAAAAACATAATCTGCTCCCATTTCTTTAGCTAATTTTGCCCTTTCTTCAGAAGTTTCAAAAGCAATTACTTTTCCAGCTCCACTTGCTTTTGCTAATGCTATTGAAGCTAATCCTATTGGCCCAGCTCCATAAACTACTACATATCCACCTGGATTAAATCCACCAGCTCTTACAAAAATTGCATTATATGCTACACTTGTTGGCTCAACTAATGATCCTGCTTCATAAACTCTATCTTCAGAATTATAAATATTTAATAAATCGTTTATCTTCCAACAATATTTAGCATCTATTGCGATATATTCTGCAAATCCTCCTTGAACTGTAAAACCCATTTCTTCAAGATTTTCACATTGATTTACATAACCTCTTCTACATGGAGTACAATATCCACACCACCACATTTCTTCAGCTGTAACCATATCTCCTTCTTTTAATTCTTTTACTTTCTCTCCAACTTTTACTACTTCTCCAGATAATTCATGTCCAATAACTACAGGTAACTTAACTAACCCAGGATAAAGCATATATCCTTCATTATCTTTTTCATACATATGGACATCTGATCCGCATATTCCACATGCTTTAACTTTTATTAA of Nitrososphaerota archaeon contains these proteins:
- the iolM gene encoding scyllo-inosose 3-dehydrogenase produces the protein MLVATLYANWKPRKGYIPSKTEVETKKVKIGSRIWNNPNLKIEEIDIPKISSREVLIKVKACGICGSDVHMYEKDNEGYMLYPGLVKLPVVIGHELSGEVVKVGEKVKELKEGDMVTAEEMWWCGYCTPCRRGYVNQCENLEEMGFTVQGGFAEYIAIDAKYCWKINDLLNIYNSEDRVYEAGSLVEPTSVAYNAIFVRAGGFNPGGYVVVYGAGPIGLASIALAKASGAGKVIAFETSEERAKLAKEMGADYVFNPIKLEKENIHPYEKVLEVTNGMGADLQVEAAGAPLKTLPEMQKCLAIGGKITWIGRADVEAPIFMENFQVRAAQIYG